In Shinella sp. XGS7, a single genomic region encodes these proteins:
- the gph gene encoding phosphoglycolate phosphatase (PGP is an essential enzyme in the glycolate salvage pathway in higher organisms (photorespiration in plants). Phosphoglycolate results from the oxidase activity of RubisCO in the Calvin cycle when concentrations of carbon dioxide are low relative to oxygen. This enzyme is a member of the Haloacid Dehalogenase (HAD) superfamily of aspartate-nucleophile hydrolase enzymes (PF00702).), translated as MNAAVFRAPGAMRLSRPLRAVLFDLDGTLVDSAPDLAGAANEMLLARALPPLPLEQLRPMAGAGARGMMGLAFQVTPQDQRFEALKAEFFDRYEARLLRETRAFDGVEALLDGLESLGLGWGIVTNKSERFALPLTAGLGLAQRAVAVIGGDTTPHAKPHPEPLYEAARRAGLAPEECIYVGDDHRDILAGRAAGMQTVAVSWGYLGRGEPIEAWGADALAAQPQELLALVRGAMQQQSQQVGA; from the coding sequence ATGAACGCCGCCGTGTTCCGTGCTCCCGGGGCCATGCGCTTGAGCCGGCCACTGCGTGCCGTGCTTTTCGATCTGGATGGCACCTTGGTGGACAGTGCGCCGGATCTGGCGGGTGCCGCCAACGAAATGCTGCTGGCGCGGGCGCTGCCGCCCTTGCCGCTGGAGCAGCTGCGTCCCATGGCGGGTGCCGGCGCGCGCGGCATGATGGGGCTGGCCTTCCAGGTCACGCCGCAGGATCAGCGTTTCGAGGCGCTCAAGGCCGAGTTCTTTGACCGCTACGAGGCACGCCTGCTGCGCGAGACCCGGGCCTTCGACGGGGTTGAGGCCTTGCTCGATGGGCTGGAGTCCCTGGGTTTGGGCTGGGGCATCGTGACCAACAAGTCCGAACGCTTTGCCCTGCCGCTGACGGCCGGACTGGGTCTGGCCCAGCGCGCGGTGGCCGTGATTGGCGGCGACACCACGCCGCATGCCAAGCCGCATCCCGAGCCGCTGTACGAGGCAGCACGTCGTGCCGGCCTGGCCCCCGAGGAATGCATCTATGTCGGCGATGATCATCGCGACATCCTGGCCGGGCGGGCTGCAGGCATGCAGACCGTGGCGGTCTCCTGGGGCTATCTGGGCCGGGGCGAGCCCATCGAGGCCTGGGGGGCGGACGCCCTGGCTGCTCAGCCGCAGGAGCTGCTGGCCCTGGTGCGGGGCGCAATGCAGCAGCAATCGCAGCAAGTCGGGGCTTGA
- the ubiG gene encoding bifunctional 2-polyprenyl-6-hydroxyphenol methylase/3-demethylubiquinol 3-O-methyltransferase UbiG, with product MINADPQELAKFGELAHRWWDADSEFKPLHQINPLRLNWVDGLSPLAGQTVLDVGCGGGILADSMARKGANVLGIDLSTKPLRVAQLHAMEAGTEHIEYREIAVEALAEERPASFDTVTCMEMLEHVPDPASVVRACATLVKPGGWVFFSTLNRNAKAFALAIVGAEYLLKMLPAGTHEYARFLKPAELGQFAREAGLELQQLRGLHYNPLTQRYSLGGNTDVNYLMACRKPLLA from the coding sequence ATGATCAATGCCGACCCTCAAGAGCTGGCCAAGTTCGGCGAGCTCGCCCACCGCTGGTGGGATGCCGACAGCGAATTCAAGCCCCTGCACCAGATCAACCCGCTGCGCCTGAACTGGGTGGACGGACTGTCGCCCCTGGCCGGCCAGACCGTGTTGGACGTGGGCTGCGGCGGCGGCATCCTGGCCGATTCCATGGCCCGCAAGGGTGCGAACGTGCTGGGCATCGATCTCTCGACCAAGCCCCTGCGGGTGGCCCAGCTGCACGCCATGGAGGCGGGTACGGAGCACATCGAGTACCGCGAGATCGCGGTGGAAGCCCTGGCTGAGGAGCGGCCGGCCTCCTTCGACACCGTCACCTGCATGGAGATGCTGGAGCATGTGCCGGATCCTGCCTCGGTGGTGCGCGCCTGTGCGACGTTGGTGAAGCCGGGCGGCTGGGTCTTCTTTTCCACGCTCAACCGCAATGCCAAGGCTTTCGCCCTGGCCATCGTGGGCGCGGAGTACCTGCTCAAGATGCTGCCGGCCGGCACGCACGAGTACGCGCGCTTTCTCAAGCCCGCCGAGCTGGGACAGTTCGCGCGAGAGGCCGGGCTGGAGCTGCAGCAGCTGCGCGGCCTGCACTACAACCCGCTGACCCAGCGCTACAGCCTGGGTGGCAACACGGACGTCAACTACCTGATGGCCTGCCGCAAGCCTCTGCTCGCATGA